A region from the Vicia villosa cultivar HV-30 ecotype Madison, WI unplaced genomic scaffold, Vvil1.0 ctg.003513F_1_1, whole genome shotgun sequence genome encodes:
- the LOC131641092 gene encoding F-box/kelch-repeat protein At3g06240-like, translating into MKKSPGKKVTSHIPYDLGITILVKLPLKSLKRLGCVCKSWGILFENSNFINIFSNNFISNHGSHDDASLLLQVTITNFSDTRYHSLYSLYGDSFINRVKLEWPNPFHVENPYFYILDSGSINGTLCLYSDINGIFIIVIWNPITKELKVIPRSPIEFVPSPYDQYFVVLHGFGYDHIQDDYKIIRYINVGLHSSDIYGGKYWEIYSLRSNSWRTLDIGMPGCGLGTIGERLYTLGMCHWISKGYTNKDDSYLVSFNLNGEIFNTTLIPLFMDAELDHEFSIHSMMLNGSIATISWYDDTTTFHISILGELGVKESWIKLFIVGPLSCVDHPIGVDKEGNIFFRKQNGELILLDLRTNVISDLGFNGWYTSQIVILKGSFLPIGGINL; encoded by the coding sequence atgAAAAAATCACCAGGTAAAAAGGTAACGAGCCACATACCTTATGATCTTGGAATTACAATTCTTGTAAAGTTGCCTCTAAAATCTTTAAAACGACTTGGATGCGTATGCAAATCATGGGGCATTCTATTTGAAAAttctaattttataaatattttctcaAACAATTTTATATCTAACCACGGTTCTCATGATGATGCATCTCTTCTCTTACAAGTTACAATAACTAATTTTAGTGATACTCGTTATCACTCATTGTATTCTCTTTATGGTGATAGTTTTATAAATAGAGTCAAATTAGAATGGCCAAATCCCTTCCATGTGGAGAATccgtatttttatattttagattCGGGTAGTATTAATGGAACTCTTTGTTTGTACAGCGACATAAATGGAATTTTCATAATTGTAATTTGGAATCCAATTACCAAAGAATTAAAAGTCATCCCTCGCAGTCCAATTGAATTTGTACCATCCCCTTATGACCAATATTTTGTTGTACTTCACGGATTTGGATATGACCATATTCAAGATGACTATAAAATAATTCGATACATAAACGTTGGCCTACATTCATCAGACATATATGGAGGAAAATACTGGGAGATATATAGTTTAAGAAGTAATTCTTGGAGAACATTAGATATAGGCATGCCTGGTTGTGGTTTGGGTACTATCGGAGAACGATTATACACACTTGGAATGTGTCATTGGATAAGTAAAGGTTATACAAATAAAGATGATTCCTATTTGGTTTCATTTAACTTGAATGGTGAGATATTCAACACAACACTCATACCCTTATTCATGGATGCTGAACTTGATCATGAATTTAGCATACATTCGATGATGTTAAATGGATCAATTGCCACGATCTCATGGTATGATGATACTACTACTTTTCATATATCAATACTAGGTGAACTTGGAGTCAAAGAATCATGGATAAAACTCTTTATTGTTGGACCATTATCTTGCGTTGATCATCCGATCGGAGTAGATAAAGAGGGTAATATATTTTTCCGAAAACAAAATGGTGAATTAATTTTGTTGGATTTAAGAACAAATGTGATTTCCGATCTTGGCTTTAATGGATGGTATACAAGTCAAATTGTAATTTTAAAGGGAAGCTTTCTTCCAATTGGAGGAATAAATTTGTAG